In Leopardus geoffroyi isolate Oge1 chromosome B4, O.geoffroyi_Oge1_pat1.0, whole genome shotgun sequence, the DNA window GGAAGGGTCATTGATGCCTTCAGAGCAGTGTCTGTGCGTGGATAGAAGCCCAAATAGAATGAGTTAAAGAGTAAATTGGAGATGAGAGAGTAGAGTCAAGCAGTATGGACAACTCTTTAAAGAATTCTAGCTTTGAAGAAAGGGATAAAGTGCTATGTAGGTTTTAAGGgtgtttataattttgttttttattaaatcaaTAGGTAATATATGCATGTGATTTTCAAAACTGGATGTTCTAAAAGTTGGATGTTcttattactgaaaataaatctTCCACTCTTGGCACCTTAGTCTCCCGTCCCTCAACTAGTAATTTATCACATCTTTTTTGAGATTCCTTACATATTCTAGCATTTGTATCTCAAAGGAGGtttggtttcattttgctttttcaaatgcaaagggaagtttaaaaaaataaagactgcaggAGGTTTAAATGCTGGTGAGAACaagtagagagggagaggctggaGAGGCGAGAGGTAGGGTAACCGATGGAGGAAGTGCATCTCCTCGAATCTGCATCTGCCTTTTCTCTAATGATGTGTCCACGGGAGGGTGCAAATGAgagagtttctgttttctctctgcattAGGAACAGGGAGGTGTGTTGCTACTGAAAATAATGGGGGAGGTAGTGGGATAGTGACCTTGAACAAGGTGGAGGAGTTCTGAAGTGTAGGCAGTTTGGGGAAACGGAATGAATGCTCACTGGAGGAACAACACAACAGATCTGTTACTGTTATGAGTTCATGTCAGGGTCCAATTCAGCAAATAGTAATAGTGCCATTTGCTGCCCCATGTTCTTGCCACATTATCCTTTCATACAGAAAAAATTATGACAAAACTGAATACTCTTTGTTAACATCCTTAGCTCATCAGTGAAGAATTCACCACCCCCATGCACATTGGTAAGACTTCTCTCTCAGCAAGCATAGATTAAGAAGGAAATATTACCAAAACTTTGACTTCATAAAGTATCCAGGTAGTTCTATGTCTAACGAACCATCACTACACTGCATGGCACATACTGACAGAATTTTCCACATTGAGCATTAAATTAATATTCCTAAAGGACTGATTCACTTACAGTGGTGTGTTAAGAGCGGGAATAACATAGAAATCATTTGACGAAAACCCATATTTTGGAGATCAGGAAAACAAAGCTCCAAGAAAGGACTTTTCCAGGGTTGTGTTGCTCAGTTGTGTCCGTCTTCGACCACTAACCCAGGTCTGAGAATTGCTACTTGGTCAGTTACTGGCATGAAAAGCCACTGAGTTTCCATGGAACACTAGTGTTTTCATAATTAGACTCAGGCTATTCTACCACTGACATTGAATATGATGATTTCAAAACTTGCAGAAGAAAGTAGCTAATGGGAGgatagcttttgttttttgtcctccaatatatacatttgaaaaacaacCCAGATTAAATTTagcagcttttatttcttttaaagattcaTATATAGTtactgttgtgattttttttaattgcatacatGTTGATAGTCCTACTTTTTGTTATGCATTCAGAAACATTTAATAGAGCTTAAGATACAGCAAGCGATTGTGCTTGGTTCTGTGGCTACGAAGAAGATTTCATCCCTCATGGTTTCTGGTTAAGATTAGAAATGGAAACACAAGGAGATTGGCAGTGATCAGTTCTTCTTgggcaagagaggaaggaaagacttCATGGGCAGGGACAGGGGGACATTTGAGCTGACTTCTAAAGATGAGTAGATTTTTCtacacataaaaaatgaaaccaaaatacGCTCATTATGGAAATGGAAGAGGTCATTGTAATCAGAACTTTGTGAACAAAGCAGAAAGGGGTGAAGAGGACTGGCATGTTCAAGTACTAGCTGCAGTTAGTATGGCTAGAGGGTGGTATGTAAATGGGGTTATAATGGAAGACTGTCAGAGAGATATCAGGGACTCAAGAATGATCTTCTTTGCTATAATAGGAAGTGTGAACTTCATTCTTTAGGCAGTGGAGgagcaattaaaatttttaaggaagaaagtaACAGAATGACTGGTACTGtggatttcttatttttgtaagaaaactTCACTTCAGTAATGATAAATTGGGATGTTGTCAGTCTGGAGGCAGAGAAATCAGTTAGGAGATTAATGTAATAATCCCAGCAAGAACTGAAGACCTTAAGTAACTAGAGCTATGGTAAAGAGATGGACAGGAACAAGTATCTGAAGAAACTTGATGATGGATTGAGAACAATCTAGATTGAGTTCCTAGTTTGCAACTCATGTGACTGGGTAAATGATAAGATTACCCttgatgaggaaaagaaaaaaatccattttgaaaGGACAGTGGTGAGTTCCATGGAAATAGATGGATTTAAGAAGCTGTTGGGCATCCAGTAGGCTATTGGATATATGGAGATGCAGGAAAAATTTTGGGAGTTATTAGCATGTAATTAAAACTGTTGGAGTGATGAGGTTGCCCAGAGAGCATTTAGAGCAAGGATTCTTAACCTTAAATCTGGAATCCACATATCCTAATTATCCAAAATATTGCATATGTGACTTTGTTAGGGGAAGGTCCATCGCTTTCTTCAGATTTTCAAAAGGGACAAACGCTTACTTGGTGTGAAAAGGGGCCAAGGACAGAGCCTCAAGTATCTATCTGCACTAAGTGATGGGCGGGAACAATAGTCTcagcagagaaggcagaaaaggaacaATAGTGAAGAGAGAAATGTGGTATCAAAGCCTAAGTCAAGTAACATGAGGGCTTGTAGAGTCATTGGCTTGGCCATGAGAAGACTGATAAATTGTTCCTAATAAACACGATGGAAACCAAATGTATTTGTATGTAATGAAACTCCCCACAGAAACACCATGTTTTCTAAGAATTGTAAAAACTATTGGCCTACAAAAAAAGTTCAAATGCCTCCATCAAATATTCAAGGCTAAGATTTGTTCTCACCTTGCCATTACAGTTTAATCTCTCACTTCAATATTCTGAACTTTAAAGCTAGCCAAATCCATCTCTTCACTGCTTTCTGAATACTTCATACGGATCTTAGCTCCTAGTTTTTGCTGGTGGTTTTCATCCTGCCTGCCCTGTTCCCTACCCAACAAATCCTATCAGTCTTTCACAGTTTAGTTCTGTTTGCTCTGTGCTCTTTTCTGACTATATTGATTTCCCTCTCTATATTCTAGTGGTAATTATTGTCTTGTTTTGGCATTTAAAATTGTACTGCCTTGCATTGCTACTTACTTGACATATTTATACTGCCTTCTCTTCCCAGTGAGCTTTTACTCCTAAAGGCTAGCACTACCTTACGTCTCATCATACCCCCTGGTGGCTGAACTTGcacatacttattttaaatactaaaatacttGAATGAATTTAACCTAAGCCAAACATAGTGGGGGaaaatgtctttaagaaaaaattcatatGATGCATTCTAAATTATACAGGAGTGATTTATGTACCATTTTTACAACTGTACTCCATTTCTATGGGTAATCAAGAGTTGATTGCGTGTCAGAATAAGATACTGATATAATATATGAGGCTAAATGAACTTTTGGGCTTTTATTTGGAACTTTAGCATATTGAATTAAATTTGTTAAGCCATACATACTAATTTTTCTGTGTAAAATTTATCAGTTCTTCAAAACAAATATCTTTTTTGGATTGCAAAGTAAAATATACTTACTAAAATAAGtatgaagtagaaataaaatcactACTATTTCTCTACTCTTTTGCCAAAGGCACTTCTGTTTTATAAACATCTTTACCATCTATAAATTAAGTATCAATGTGATTAACACGCAAAACTTAATCACTAACAATGCATCTGGCTCATTATTAAACAATACAATATGTTAATTTGGAGCCCACTTCAGTGGCATGGTGTTACTAGTTTTGCTGAATGATAATTGAGCTTAATCATCTGATTTGAAGccagtgtttctgtttctttcatcatTTGCCGACAACTTCCAGGGTTATTGTAGGAAAAAgtgtagtagaaaaaaaagaggaccaGAGTTGCATTGCTTTATTCTGGAGTCAGAAAAATTAAAGGCTTTCCTAATTAACAAGGAAAATAGATACACGTTAGCCACTGCCACGTGGATCCCATCATTGTCGAGTGGATATCTGCCAACATAAATCCTAAATTGTAAAAGTTACGTGGCAGGAGGGAGAAATCTGTGTTACACTTCGCCAGTTCGACTAACACTTAAATATATGtctaagcttttcttttttccctgaaatcACAATATGTATTTCCATGAAAGTACAGTTTTTGTGCATATCCTCACACTTTAGCCGCATTTTTTAAGCAGGTAAAGCATATTTTGACCATTTTCATAAGAAGGAAAGTTCTTTTAATTCACCAGCAGTATTGCTTACTGAGTAGAATGTAATAAAACATTGAAACGACTCAATGGGGAGAAAATTTGCTTACTCACTGGCTAAGCGACTTGCTTCTGCAAAGCTGCCTCAGTGGTCCTCACCCCAGTTTGTGCCTCAGCAACATTTCCTAGGCCATCCAGGTTATTTGGCATTAATAAATCATGGATAGTAAAACAAGTGTCATATGCACCCTTTTATAGTAAAAACTTTGttaaaaatttcaaggaaaagcaaatttaatCCATATCGatgatttaaaataactaaaaactggaGAATACAATTTAATCACTTTCATATTTTAGAGTGTGGACATATTccagaggacaaagaaaaaattgaaggactttagaattttttgtttttattttttgttttatttttgagagagagtgtgagagagcacaggtgggggaagggcagagggagagagaatcttcagcaggctctgcTTTCAGCTTGTAGCCAGAcgtggagctcagtctcacaaccctgggatcatgacctgagccgaaatcaggagtcggatgtttaacccactgagacacccaggtgcccctcgaagttttttttattatgcaCACTTGACTGCCTTTTTTAAGAGAAACTTAACATGGCATTCCCCAATTTTAAGGACAGAAAACAGAGTCAAGTCACTGGGGTAAGAAGGCAAAATTCTAGGTACCATGGTGGCCACAACAGCAGTCTGAGggataaatcaaaatatttgatcTTTGGTGGCTTCAGTGCCTGCTTCCTAATCCATTCATGGGTGAGTCTAAATAAGGTGAGAATTCTCTGGAATCGTGATGTCTAATAAAAACAATGTAAGCTACAtatatgtcattttaaattttttagtaacCATATTAAACAAGTAAAATGAAACCAGTGAGATtgcacacctggctggctcaggcagtagagcatgggactctggATATcaagattgtgagtttgagccccacattgggcatagattactataaataaatgagcaaataaataaatctttaaaaaatagtatatttagtaaaaccaaaatatttcaatatgtaatcaataTGTGTCACgtgaagaaatattttccttttttgtgtatgtgtttgataTTTGTAACTCCGTATGTACTACACACTTaaagcacatctcagtttgggcccaccacatttcaggtgctcaataGCTACATGCAGCTAGGAATAACTATACTGGACGTTATGTCCCTAGAACATCGAAGGGATGTGTGCCCATGATACTGAGAAATAGTGTTTGCCTTCTGTCAgtgtaaaatactaaaattaccTACCTCAGGGGATGCTTACATCAGTGCTGGCCAAGTAAAGCGCTAACCTAGGTCATAAATTGTTAGTTTGAAGACTCCCTGTTTCTATGATTaagataaaatacttttttttgtttaacagtCACTGTTTGGTAAAATATGAGTTTCAGTACTTTTGTCTTCAGGTGCAATTCTTTTACCTATGCTCAAACATACTGTGCTACAACtaaattctgtatatattttatgtaatgcaaagaaaaaatggttttatatttttttatgttttgtagtTCATCTAGAAACCTCTGGCTCTTAATATATTCTGAACTTTATTAAGAGTGATAACAGCTGCCTTAACTCTTTAAGatagtaaattattttaatggggACTGTCAtctaatttcaattttcttttatattttaaggatATGGAATATTATCTTGTAAAATGGAAAGGATGGCCAGATTCTACAAATACTTGGGAACCTTTGCAAAATCTCAAGTGCCCATTACTCCTCCAGCAGTTTTCTAATGACAAGCATAATTATTTATCTCAGGTAAAGAAAGGCAAAGCAATAAAAGACAATAACAAAGCTTTGAAACCTGCCATTGCCGAGTACATTGTAAAGAAGGCTAAACAGAGGCTAGCTCTGCAGAGATGGCAAGACGAActcaacagaagaaagaatcataaAGGAatgatatttgttgaaaatactgttGACTTAGAGGGCCCACCTTCAGACTTCTACTACATTAATGAATACAAACCAGCTCCTGGAATCAGCTTAGTCAATGAAGCTACCTTTGGTTGTTCGTGTACAGATTGCTTCTTTGAGAAATGTTGTCCTGCTGAAGCTGGAGTTCTTTTGGCTTATAATAAAAACCAACAAATTAAAATCCCACCTGGCACCCCCATTTATGAATGCAACTCGAGGTGTCAGTGTGGACCCGATTGTCCCAATAGGATTGTACAAAAAGGCACCCAGTATTCACTTTGCATCTTTCGAACTAGCAATGGCTGTGGCTGGGGTGTAAAAACccttgtgaagattaaaagaatGAGTTTTGTCATGGAATATGTTGGGGAGGTATGTTCAACATATAACAAATAATGTGTGTGGGAGGTTTATGCTTTTTGAAAAGTTAACATTGTACAGCAGTAACAGATATtggtacatatttatattatcgTTTGCAAGTATGTAGAAATTTCTGGCTTGGGAAAAAGGTTTCACGGGCATAGTTAGAAATATAAACTTGTAtatgaacaaaaaaatacatataattataaatgaaatagtCCTGTTTCAACAAACACCCATTTATAGTCATTGAAACTGGCGTTTGTAAAATATGGCAGCTATTATGACATAAACattctgttttgttaatttttatttaatgtgttttttttaccTTACAttcaggttagttagcatatagtgcaacagtgatttcaggagtagattccttaatgccccttatccctTTAGTCCATCCACCCTCTCgacacccctccagtaaccctctgtttgttctccatatttaagagtctcatgtttttgTCCCCTgccctgtttgtatattatttttgcttcccttcctcatgtgagtgaagaaTGACATAAAAGttctaagaagaaaatcagaTCTAAACGCATGCTGACTTTGGAACCTTTAGATTGTGATTCATCCATTTGATTAAATATGGTTAACTGTAGTTGGCAGAACTCAATTACTGTATCAACATGAGAAGTACTATAGCGTAGACATGCTTTCTGAGCAAGTGTTAGAAAATACAATACATAAAACCATTTATTGCATCCAtgaaaaaatccaaattctttgtAGTTCAGCTAGAGACTGTCTCTAAATTACCATTGACTGtgcaaatttatgtatttattttttaacttttatcttttagagagtgcaagcgagggagagagagagagaaaccaaacaggctccacgctcagagcagagtctgacgtggggctcgatcccacaaccctgagatcatgacccgagctgaaatcaggatgctcaactgaatgagcgaCCCATTCGCCCCCgagcaaatttattttcatacatatgacgtatatatacaaaaaatagtaTTTACCATGTACCACATACTATTCTAAGCACCTCATGTGCTAACTCATTAATCCTTGAGTAACTCTGACGTAGCAGTGTTAGGTCCATTCTTTATCattgaggaaacaggcacagaaaaaTTCAGCAAGGTCCCATTGTAGTGAAGAGGGGCCAGGATTCAAAACCAAGGCTCCAAAATGAGTGCACTTTGCTGCTGTACTACACTTCCTCAAACTGAGTGGTATATTAATCTGTGACTAGAAAAATACAAGTGTGACCGCATATCTTGGGCTGTCAAATCTAACATTTTAGAAGTtatgtggaggggcgcctgggtggctcattcggttaagcatctatctcccttgggctcaggtcgtaatcttgcggtttgtgggttcaagccccttgttgggctctgtgctgatagcctggatcctgcttcagattctttgtctccctctctctgtctctccctttcccatgcttgtgctctgtctctctctcaaaaaatgaataaacattttgaaaaatgcaaaagtTATATGGAATTAGGCCACATATAATTATCTGTATTCATCTAGAATTCTGAGATTAAATTGGAGCCCTGTTTTGATCCTTAAATTTTTAGACAATAGCAGATTATTATAAATCACTGTTCAGGATACTAGATCTTGTATGATCAAACTCTTCTCTGTTTTGACTTACTGAATGCAGTAGTTATTTATACCTGGTTGACACCATGAATTGCTTTAGACATTTTTGGTTTCTTAAGCTGAGCGTCTGGTAAAGCTGTGTTTTTAGAACTGCAGAGGATGGTTTTGATCCACAGAATTTCATGAAAACAACCTGGTCTGCAAAACTAAACTTTGCATACAATTGACTGCAAATTTAACGTACCTTCTTTCCTGTATTTGTAACAAATTTCCACCTTGTAACTAACTGCATAGATGAGTTAcaggaaaaataagtttttagagcatttttactgtaaatttcttcctttacatTCCAGGTAGGTCCTACAGAAAGCTATATTTGGGTAGCTTTTTGAACATGTGAATAAATGAGAATAAACGTAGTACTGTCTCCCCTTGTTGATTGTGGACTGTCCTCATTCCTAAGCAGCCATGATTGTCCTGCACTCATATCTCCCCTTAGTTTCCCATGTCTTTCCTTCTGTGTGTAGAGTAGTTTGTGTGAATGTTTTGATGACACATTGACTTGTTACTTTTTAAACCTCTGGAGGcactaaaacaataataatagttttatGGATGAGTCTTTCTTTAGTTCAACAATAGCTATATAATATactatagttttttctttttaggtaatCACCAGTGAAGAAGCTGAAAGACGGGGGCAGTTATATGACAACAAAGGAATCACATATCTCTTTGATCTGGATTATGAATCTGATGAATTCACAGTGGATGCAGCCCGATATGGAAATGTCTCTCATTTTGTGAATCACAGTGTAAGTGTGATTACactgtttttaatgattttccaTAGTTGAGGAATAATTATCTTTAAATGACTTAGCCTTTTAATATTTCCAAAGTATTGTAATACAGagacctctttggttagattattGTATTATTACCATATTAGGAAAATCCATTGAGGTGCCTACCAAATACCATGCATTTTGCAAGAGTTTTTACATACGTTCATTTAATCTTTCCAGAACTCTAGGTATTATCTTCTTGTAGAAGAGGAATTAAGAGGTAGCAAGGTTAAGAATTACATACAACTGTAGAGGTTTCTTACAGAAGTTAACGGCTAAATTTTAGGATATGCAGCTAAACATagctatattttcttaaaatgtaaatatgttaaCATACTTACAGAATTTAAGAATTCATAGAGTATTGAAGTATTGAGGGCCATTTTCCTAAATTACaattgtaaattaaaattctaaaatacaatTCTAAATTGTACTCTAAATACAATACAATAGTATTAGGCTTGTGAGATTGATGtttcctccattttatagattacaAGGAAAATGTGTCTCCAGAGAGTATTATATACCTGACCATATAAGGAAGTGTAGACTATGCTAAGCTTTTGATGGGTTTTATTCCAAGAAACTAGTTTATGTTGAGTAGTGAAATGTCAGAGACCTTCTGACTCCTTGTTAGTTTTCTGATTTAaacttttactttaatttttttcttagtgataAATTTGAAATACTCTCAAAATAGATGTATTCTATTCAAGTGCACTTAAAACAATGATTTTGGTTTCTTAGCTCTTTCTTCTTGCATAGTCCAGAACTTAATGtagaaatctcaaaatattaaaccCAATCAGAAGTTACGGCAATGAAACCTCCATGCAGTATGAAATTTGAGTTGTATAAtgctaatttgattttttaaatacagtttttctctttctttatgccTTACTGAACTATGTACAGGTGAAATGATAATGTTATATAAAACTTGCCCATTATAAttctccagaaaaatgaaaaagttgagATAGATGAAACAGGATTGGTGAAAATGTTAATTGTTGAACTGCAGGGTAAATGTAtgtggatttattattttttctagtgtTAATGTATGTCTGAGATTTTCTGtaaatgaaaatagtatttttaaattttaatgcctCAGAGACCTCTAAACAGTAAACAACTTAATTTccaatgaaacttaaaaaataatagtttggggaattaaatatttcatatggcATGTAGAAGAGCCTGTCcattacatttttacttaaatgGGTTCTAATGTTCCTTTTTAGTGCGACCCAAATCTTCAGGTGTTTAATGTTTTCATTGATAATCTCGACACCCGTCTTCCCCGAATAGCATTGTTTTCCACAAGAACCATAAATGCTGGAGAAGAGCTCACTTTTGATTATCAAATGAAAGGTACGGTTTTCAAGTAAGGTTTGATTGATTTCAGTTATTTGCATATGAAGACTATAATCAGAGTAGGAAAAGACCTTAGATCATCTGAACCaaacaatattaaagaagaaaacaaatgaggcTATAAGAGTTGGTCTttttactcaaggtcacaaagctactCTGCCAGAGGTAAAACTAAAATCTGCCTGACCTTGAGCTGAGTAATGCTCTTTTCTCAGCATCACACTGTCACCtgctttttttcataatttccattATCAAAGTTTGTTCTACACCTTTTCTCAATActacttgtattttaaaattgtaaggCATACATTCCTGAAAATTTACCAAATGTatattcagggcgcctgggtggctcatttaagtgtccaacttgcttaggtcatgatctcacggtttgtgggttcaagccctgcttcgggctctgtgctgactgctcagagcctggtgcctgcttcagattctgtgtcttcctctctctctgcccttcccccgctcacactctgtctctctctaaaaaataaacattaaaaaatttaaagagatgtATATTCAGAggattgaaaatatttaaatcacatCTGAACTTATTATTCCATTCCtacttggatttgttttttttaaaaaaacatcaattttatttgctttgttgggaccatatgtttttttctttcctttgtttttctaagtGTTAATTATAGTTTGTTACTATTTGGCCTGACTTTATGGCCCTTAAATAATGTATGAAATTGAATGTGTATCTGATTTTCCCACTAAGTTTCATCATTTCGCAAAGCTGTTCTTGAAAGTATGGCTAATAGCATATGCTTTTATCTCTTACTAGCTCCACACCATCCTTTCAAGATAATTCATAATTTGTCTCTGAACATTCACATTGATTTAAAACTAATAAGAGATTTGAACTTCATTGTGAATGGTCTTaactttttcttgtgtttttctttttctgtgtactCAGGTTCTGGAGATGTATCTTCAGATTCTGTTGACCACAGC includes these proteins:
- the SUV39H2 gene encoding histone-lysine N-methyltransferase SUV39H2 isoform X5 codes for the protein MEYYLVKWKGWPDSTNTWEPLQNLKCPLLLQQFSNDKHNYLSQVITSEEAERRGQLYDNKGITYLFDLDYESDEFTVDAARYGNVSHFVNHSCDPNLQVFNVFIDNLDTRLPRIALFSTRTINAGEELTFDYQMKGSGDVSSDSVDHSPAKKRVRTVCKCGAVTCRGYLN
- the SUV39H2 gene encoding histone-lysine N-methyltransferase SUV39H2 isoform X4; translated protein: MAAAGAEARGAWCVPCLVSLDTLQELCRKEKLTCKSIGITKRNLNNYEVEYLCDYKVVKDMEYYLVKWKGWPDSTNTWEPLQNLKCPLLLQQFSNDKHNYLSQVITSEEAERRGQLYDNKGITYLFDLDYESDEFTVDAARYGNVSHFVNHSCDPNLQVFNVFIDNLDTRLPRIALFSTRTINAGEELTFDYQMKGSGDVSSDSVDHSPAKKRVRTVCKCGAVTCRGYLN
- the SUV39H2 gene encoding histone-lysine N-methyltransferase SUV39H2 isoform X3; amino-acid sequence: MEYYLVKWKGWPDSTNTWEPLQNLKCPLLLQQFSNDKHNYLSQVKKGKAIKDNNKALKPAIAEYIVKKAKQRLALQRWQDELNRRKNHKGMIFVENTVDLEGPPSDFYYINEYKPAPGISLVNEATFGCSCTDCFFEKCCPAEAGVLLAYNKNQQIKIPPGTPIYECNSRCQCGPDCPNRIVQKGTQYSLCIFRTSNGCGWGVKTLVKIKRMSFVMEYVGEVITSEEAERRGQLYDNKGITYLFDLDYESDEFTVDAARYGNVSHFVNHSCDPNLQVFNVFIDNLDTRLPRIALFSTRTINAGEELTFDYQMKGSGDVSSDSVDHSPAKKRVRTVCKCGAVTCRGYLN
- the SUV39H2 gene encoding histone-lysine N-methyltransferase SUV39H2 isoform X1, with protein sequence MAAAGAEARGAWCVPCLVSLDTLQELCRKEKLTCKSIGITKRNLNNYEVEYLCDYKVVKDMEYYLVKWKGWPDSTNTWEPLQNLKCPLLLQQFSNDKHNYLSQVKKGKAIKDNNKALKPAIAEYIVKKAKQRLALQRWQDELNRRKNHKGMIFVENTVDLEGPPSDFYYINEYKPAPGISLVNEATFGCSCTDCFFEKCCPAEAGVLLAYNKNQQIKIPPGTPIYECNSRCQCGPDCPNRIVQKGTQYSLCIFRTSNGCGWGVKTLVKIKRMSFVMEYVGEVITSEEAERRGQLYDNKGITYLFDLDYESDEFTVDAARYGNVSHFVNHSCDPNLQVFNVFIDNLDTRLPRIALFSTRTINAGEELTFDYQMKGSGDVSSDSVDHSPAKKRVRTVCKCGAVTCRGYLN